AATTTCAATATCTGTTGCCTGTCCCTGCGCCCCTCCGAGTGGTTGATGGATCATAATTCGGGAATTGGGTAGACTCATCCGCTTACCCTTAGCACCCGCACTAAGCAAGAAAGCCCCCATACTTGCTGCTAGACCTGTACAAATCGTGCAGACATCTGGGCGGATGTGCTTCATCGTATCAAAAATGCCCATTCCAGCTGTGACGGAGCCACCCGGAGAGTTGATATACAGGTAAATGTCTTTCTCCGCGTCTTCGGCATCTAGAAACAGCAGTTGGGCAACGATCAGGTTAGCTAAGTTGGAATCAACCTGTTGCCCTAAGAAGATGATACGCTCCCGCAGCAATCGGGAGTAGATATCAAAGGCGCGTTCGCCTCGACCAGATTGTTCAATAACAATAGGAATCATGCGATCTGCTTGTCGTCGTATCGTAATGTTCCTTAATTTTATCGATTCCTGCCTGTTAGTGTTTTTCCCTTGACCCTCCCCACACCTGAAGTCCTTGTCATTACCAACATTTTTTCCATCTGTCAAAAATCCGTTGATGTGAGAACAACCCAAAAAGGGTGGGAGCAAACGATCGCCTGAACTTTTCTGAAAACACCTGAACTTTTATGTATCGACAAGTTTTGGTCTTTACAGGCACAATGCCAGCATGATGTCGCCTAAAGTATTACTTCAGTTTTAGAAATGCTCTTGTCTCAGATGAGCGGTAGGTACTCGTGATTGCGACTCAGAGTGCTTCCAGAGAAATTAGCTTTATGGGTACTTCCCTGAAAAAAATTGCATCTCGTGCAGTCTGCCCAGTTCGCTTGCAAAAAATTTTGAGGACACAAAAATGAAAAATTTCTTGATAGCTAGTGTTGGAGCGGGAGCTGTTTTTCTAGGATTACTCAGTGATGTGCAAGCAGCAGTAATCAGGGGTAGCACGCAGTTTAGTGCAAATAACAACGTTTCAATCGATCCATCTTCGCTTGGACTGACGTTCGATTTTTTGATGTTTGGTAACGTATATAAATTTTCACTGTTCAACAATAACATTAACATTGTATTCGATCGAGTATTCACTCCGCTCGATCTTCCTAGCAATAGTGAAGCATTAAATATTGCACCATCCTTTAGCGATCTCACAAATGGTTTTGGCAGTCAACCTACTACCCTAAGCTTCTCAAGCAGTTTCCTTGATAGCAATACAGCGTCAGATTTAATCAATAACCTCTTAGGTAGTTTTGATCTAAACAGACAGTCATTCTCACTCGAAAACGGTAATGTAGCCCCTAATCCCGAACCTGTTCCTGAACCCTTAACTAGCCTTGGTTTTGCCTTGGCTCTGGGCGTTGGAACCCTGATGAAAAAACAGCACTCAAAGAAGCTAAAGAGAACTGGCGACGACAGTATTTAATGTTGGGCGTTTATTGATTCCCCCAACCCCCTTTTCGAAGGGGGGCAAAGAGATTTCATCAAAGTGCAAGTAAATCGAGAAACTGTATAGCTTTCACAATTAATCCAGCTTTGAATCACCAGTAACCTCAAGGAAGCGATATGAGATTGAGTGTAATCATAGCTTGTTTGAACGGAGCTGATACGATTGGTATCCAACTTGAGGCACTCGCCAACCAACAATGGTCTGAGCCGTGGGAAGTCATTTTCGCTGACAATGGCTCTAGGGATGGAACCGTAACGATTGTAGAGCAGTATAGACACAAATTACCAAATCTTCGGATTGTTGATGCCTCCGACCAACCAGGCAAAGCACATGCTGGCAATGTTGCCATGTCAGCTGCTTCTGGTGAAGCATTCGCCTTTTGCGACGCAGATGACGAAGTGGCTCCGGGTTGGGTAGCAGCGATGGGTGAGGCGCTGGCTGAGTATGACTTCGTGGGTGGAGCGATGGATTATTTGAAGCTGAATCAACCCAAGCGAGTCAAACATCAAGTAGGAGGGATAAAACAAGCTGAACACCCTCCTTTCCTACCATTCTGCGGTGGCTGCAATTTTGGATTTAACCGCTCAGTTTATCAAGCGATCGGTGGGTTTGATGAATCTTTTCTGTTTGGTGAGGATACGGAATATTGTTGGAGAGCTCAACTGGCAGGGAGTAAACTGCAGTTTGTCCCCAATGCGGTTGTTCATTACCGACATCGCAATACTTTAGCAGCTAGCTATCGTCAAGCGCGCAACTGGTCAGAATCTTATGTGCTCTTGCGCAAGAAGTATGGCGGCTCGCTCAGCAGATTAATGATGCTGAAGTTGCTGCTCGGTGGTTGGAGGCATATGCCGCTGTGTCTGGTGCGAATCCGTAGCTGGGAAGATCTAGTTGAGTTTGCCTGGCAGTTTGGTTGGAAAATTGGTGAAATGCGAGGTTGTATCAAGCAGTTGACACTCCCAGGACTGAAGCCACTGGGATTATTGCATCATTGGGACTCCCGAGCAGTTCCCCTCAGCAAGCTTTAAATTGAAGACAAGGGCGAAAGCTTATAGGCATAGATATTTCCCTAACGCTAGACTGGGCGAAGACGGCAAATATATCTATGCCAACTGTCATGACCAATCGCCTTGCCCAAACCCAAAGCCTCTACCTCCGTAAACACGCTGAAAATCCAATTGAATGGTGGCCCTGGTGTGAAGAAGCCCTGAAAAAGGCAAGGGCTGAGAATAAGCCAATCTTTCTTTCAATCGGCTACTCTAGCTGCCACTGGTGTACAGTCATGGAAGGGGAAGCCTTTTCCGACGCAGCTGTTGCGGAATACATGAATGCCCACTTCCTGCCCATCAAGGTAGACCGGGAAGAACGCCCTGACCTAGACAGTATTTATATGCAGGCGCTACAAATGATTGCTGGTCAGGGCGGCTGGCCTTTGAACATCTTTCTTTCACCAGACGATCTGGTGCCCTTTTACGGTGGTACTTATTTTCCCTTAGAGCCGCGCTACGGCAGACCAGGATTTTTACAATTGCTGCAAGCGCTGCGCCGCTACTACGATACCGAAAAACAGGATTTGCGATCGCGCAAAGCAGCAATTCTCGATGCTCTCCAACAAAATACTGTGTTGCCTGCCCAGCAACTAGATAATGATTTACTGCGACGGGGATGGGAAACTAATACGGGTGTAATTACTGCCAATGATTACGGCACAAAATTTCCGATGATTCCCTACGCAGAATTGGCTTTGCGGGGCGTGCGGTTTAATTTTGAGTCCCGATACGACTCAAAGCAGGCTTGTACTCAGCGGGGGTTAGATCTATCCCTAGGCGGCATTTATGACCATGTGGGCGGCGGTTTTCATCGCTACACTGTTGACCCCACCTGGACAGTACCGCATTTTGAAAAGATGCTCTATGACAATGGGCAGATTGTCGAATATTTAGCCAATCTATGGAGTGCTGGAG
This window of the Chroococcidiopsis sp. CCMEE 29 genome carries:
- the clpP gene encoding ATP-dependent Clp endopeptidase proteolytic subunit ClpP, which codes for MRRQADRMIPIVIEQSGRGERAFDIYSRLLRERIIFLGQQVDSNLANLIVAQLLFLDAEDAEKDIYLYINSPGGSVTAGMGIFDTMKHIRPDVCTICTGLAASMGAFLLSAGAKGKRMSLPNSRIMIHQPLGGAQGQATDIEIQAKEILYHKRKLNEHLAEHTGQPLERIELDTERDFFMSPNEAQEYGLIDQVIDRHAAGSRPMAVVS
- a CDS encoding PEP-CTERM sorting domain-containing protein gives rise to the protein MKNFLIASVGAGAVFLGLLSDVQAAVIRGSTQFSANNNVSIDPSSLGLTFDFLMFGNVYKFSLFNNNINIVFDRVFTPLDLPSNSEALNIAPSFSDLTNGFGSQPTTLSFSSSFLDSNTASDLINNLLGSFDLNRQSFSLENGNVAPNPEPVPEPLTSLGFALALGVGTLMKKQHSKKLKRTGDDSI
- a CDS encoding glycosyltransferase — protein: MRLSVIIACLNGADTIGIQLEALANQQWSEPWEVIFADNGSRDGTVTIVEQYRHKLPNLRIVDASDQPGKAHAGNVAMSAASGEAFAFCDADDEVAPGWVAAMGEALAEYDFVGGAMDYLKLNQPKRVKHQVGGIKQAEHPPFLPFCGGCNFGFNRSVYQAIGGFDESFLFGEDTEYCWRAQLAGSKLQFVPNAVVHYRHRNTLAASYRQARNWSESYVLLRKKYGGSLSRLMMLKLLLGGWRHMPLCLVRIRSWEDLVEFAWQFGWKIGEMRGCIKQLTLPGLKPLGLLHHWDSRAVPLSKL